A segment of the Sphingomonas cannabina genome:
CCTCCCCCTGGCGGGGGAGGATTGAAAGGAGCCCTACACCACCGGCGGACGCCGCCGCGGCGCGGCGTCCGACTGGCGGCGGACCAGCGTGAAGTCGAGCTGACGGTGCACCGGCGCCTCGGGCGACCCCGACCGCCGCGCCCGGATCTCGCGCACCAGGAGCTCGACCGCCGCCAGCGACATGTCGGTGATCGGCTGGTGGATGGTAGTGAGCTCCGGCCAGATCGTCGTCGAGAGCGCGGTGTCGTCGAACCCGCAGACCGTAAGGTCGCTCGGCACGTCGAGCCCGCGCCGATGCGCCACCGCCACCGTCGCCGCCGCCATATCGTCGTTGCTCGCGAAGATCGCCGACGGCGGATCGGCGAGGCCGAGCAGCTGCTCCGCCGCGTCGAGGCCGGAGCGATAAGTGAACAGCCCCTGCTCGACCAGCGCGTCGTCGGCCGGCAGCCCCGCCGCCGCCAGCGCGTCGCGATACCCTTCCAGCCGGCGCTCGCTCGCGGTCTGGTTGGGGTTGCCGGTGATGAAGCCGATCCGCCGGTGCCCGAGCCGCGCGATGTGCCGCGTCATCTCGAACGCGGCGCGGTGGTCGTCGATGCTGACCGCGGAGAAGCCCGCCGGCGGATGCCCGCTCGCCACCGCCACCGCCAGCGCGTCGGCGCGGCGCAGCACCGCGTGCAGCTCGGTCGAATCGCACAGCGGCGGCGGCAGGACGATCCCGTCGACCCCGTCGCGGATCAGCCGCTCCGCCACCTCGCTCTCATGCTCGCCGGGATCGCATTTCTCGACGATCAGCTGCACGTTGGCGCGGCTGGCATAGTCGAGGCTGCCGACCAGGAACTCGCTGAGATAGGCGGCACTCGGATTGCTGTAGAGCAGCCCGATCCGGATCGGATGCGCCCCCGCCAGGCTGCGCGCCGCCTGGTTCGGCGAATAGTTGAGCGCGGCGATCGCCTCGTTGACGCGCTCGCGCGTCGCCGGGCGCACGCTGTCCTCGTTGTTGATCACGCGCGACACGGTCATCGGCGAGACACCCGCCCGCTTCGCCACGTCGTTGATCGTCGCGGCATTGCCCTGCCGCCGTGATGGTCTTCGGCTCAAGCCGCGATACTCCTCCTGCTCTCGCTACGCCGTCGGTTCCGCCAGCGCAACAGACGGCAAAGAAATGGCGGCCGGATCGCTCCGGCCGCCAGCGAGGATACCGACGGCGCGCGGGGATGGGAGGCTGCGCGATGCCGGCGAAAGCGAAAGCTGAAAATGGTATCGCTCACATTCCTGGCCCCTGCCCCAAGTCGCTGTCAACGCCGATGCGGCGAACGGTGACGTTCAATGCCCCGGCGCATAGGGAAAGCTGAGCGCCTTGTAATAGCCGAGGTCGTGCGCCGGCGGCGCGCTACCGGCGGGCAGCGGCAGGCCGTTGATGCTCTGGAAATAGGCGATGCAGGCGTCGCGCCACCACCCCGCCTCCGCCTGCTGGATCGCCAGGAAAGCGGCGGTCTTGCGGAACCGCTCGGCATCGACCCGCCCTTCCAACGCCTGCCAGCCCGCGCGCATCCTCGCCACCGCGGCGACCCCGCCGTCGTAGCGCCGCACCAGCGTATCCCACAGCGTCGCGCCATCGGCCATGCGATAACCCCAGGGCACATGATGGAACCACAGCAGATAATCGTCGCCGACGCTCCTCAACGACCCGAACCGCCGCGCCACCGGCGACGCATATTGCGCGATCGCATCGCTGCCGCTCGCGGTCCGGTCGAAGCCGATCCCCGCCTTGTCGGCGCGATGGTAATAGGCCGGGTTCCACTCCGGCCGCGCGAGATCGCTCACCCATGGTGCCGGCCCGTAATGGTGCCCCGTCCCCATCATGTGCGCGAGCCCGAGCGGCGTCATGTAATCGACCACCGCCTGCCGCGAGGCCATCATCATCTCGACGACCGGCCCGACCAGCGCCGGATCGGGCGCGAAGGTCATCCGCGCCCAATCCCCGGCAATCACCCGCGCCGACGCCTCCGGGTCCCACGCCAGCCGCCCGAAGGCGTACCAGTCGGCCTGGTTGAAGGTCGATCCGCTCCAGTCGCGGTCGCTGCCGATGTTGGCGACCCCGGCGATCCCGGTCAGCCGGTGGCCGTCGAGCGACCCGTCCACCACCCGCGCCACCGTCGACCCCGGCCCCTCGGCCATCGTATCGGCCTTCAACACCTCCTCGAACAGCGCGCCGAGATAGACGAGGTGCGTCGCCTGGCCGAGATATTCCTTGGTGATCTGGACTTCCAGCATCAGCGGCGTCCTGGGCATCGCGCCGAACAGCGGATGGAAGGGCTCGCGCGGCTGGAAGTCGATCGCACCGTTCTTGACCTGCAGCAGCACATTGGCGGCGAACCGGCCGTCGAGCGGCTTGAACTCCGAATAGGCCTGCTTCGCGCGATCCTCGCTGTCGTGCTCCGAATAGACGAACGCACGCCACATCACGATGCCACCATGCGGCGCCACCGCCGCCGCCAGCATGTTGGCGCCGTCGGCATGGGTGCGGTGATAGTCCTGCGGCCCCGGCTGCCCCTCACTGTTCGCCTTGACCAGGAAACCGCCGAAATCAGGGATCGCGCGATAGATCTCATCGGCCTTGGCCGCCCACCACGCCCGTACCGCCGGATCGAGCGGATCGGCGGTCTTGAGCCCCCCGATCTCGATCGGCGCGGTGAAGCGCGCCGAGAGGTAGACGCGGATGCCGTAGGGACGCAGCACGTCCGCCACCGCCGCCGCCTTGGCGATATAGGGCGCGGTCAGGCTGTCGGCCTTGGCGTTGACGTTGTTGAGGACCGTCCCGTTGATCCCGACCGAGGCGTTGGCGCGGGCATAGTCGGTGTAGCGCGGATCGGTCCACGCCGGCAGCTTCCACCAGTCCCAGATCGACTGGCCGGCATAGCCGCGCTCGACCGAGCCATCGAGATTGTCCCAATGGTCGAGCACGCGCAGCCGGATCTTCGGCGCCGAGGCAACGTCGATCCGGTCGATCGCCTCGCCCCGCTGGATGCGCGCCAGCCAGGCGAAGGCGCCATAGAGCACGCCGACGTCACGGTTCGCGGCGATCACGGTCACCGGGGCGCCGTTCACCGTCGCGGTGCGGATCAGATACCCCTCGTCGCCGACCTTGGAGAGATCGAGCCGCAATGCCCCGATCGCCGGCGATGTCGCGGGCGTGCCGAGCAGGACCGCCCCCGCGCGCGGCGCATCGGCGATCGGCGGCCGGGCTCCGGTCAGGCCGGCGATCCCGCGCTCGACCTCATCCGCGGCCGCGCGGATCGTCGGCGAGGGGTGTTCGGGCAGCACGATTGCGGCAGCACGCTCCCGCACCGCCGCAGCCTTCGCCGGAGCCAACGGACGATAGCGGAGCCAGAGGTCATAGCCGTCCTCGGCAAAGGCAGCCGTGGGGACAAGCCACAGCACCGCACAAACCATCGCCGCCAATCGCCCGAACCAGCCCATCCTCATCCTCCCTTCTTAGCCCCTCCCCTTCAGGGGAGGGGTTGGGGGTGGGGCAGTGCCGCAAACGATATCGCCCGTGGATAGGCCCCACCCCAACCCCTCCCCTGAAGGGGAGGGGCTTAAATGAACTTTGCCCACCTTCGTCGGCATTGACATCGTTCGCCCAACCGATAGCATTGGTAGCGCTATCAATAAAGCGGCCGCGCGATGCATGTCGCAGCGGGCTGCACCCACAGAGAGGATTCGACCCTTGCGCACCCTGCCCGCCCACCGCCTGCTGACCGCTCTCCTGCTCGGCACGGCGATCGTCCCGGGCACCGCCGCGCTGTCGCAGTCCGCGCCGCCTGCCGTCGAAGCCAACGCGCTGTACAAGAACCCCAAGGCCCCCGTCGCCGACCGCGTCGAGGACCTGCTCAAGCGCATGACCCTGGATGAAAAGGTCGCCCAGCTGCTGACCGTGTGGGTCGGCAAGACCAAGCTGCTCGACGCCAACCAGAAGCTCGATCCCGCGAAGATGGCCGAGCTCTACCCCAACGGCATCGGCGGCTTCGCCCGCCCCTCGGACGCGCAGGGCCCGGTCTCGCCGCGCGTGGTGCCGGGCCGCGACGTCGCCCGCACGATCGAGCTGGTCAACGACCTCCAGCGCTACGCGCTCACCAGGACCCGGCTCGGCATCCCGATCCTGTTCCATGAGGAGGGGCTGCACGGCTACGCCGCGGTCGGCGCGACCAGCTTCCCGGTGCCGATCGCGCTGGCGTCGAGCTGGGATCCCGACCTCGTCCGCCGCCTCAACGGCGTGACCGCGCGCGAGATCGCTGCGCGCGGTGTCACGCTCGCACTGAGCCCCGTGGTCGACATCGCCCGCGACCCGCGCTGGGGCCGCATCGAGGAGACCTTCGGCGAGGACCCCTATCTGGTCGGCGAGCTCGGCGTCGCCGCGGTCGAGGGGCTGGAAGGCCCCGGCAAGCCCGAGCGGCTCGCCCCCGGCAAGGTCTTCGCCACGCTCAAGCACCTCACCGGCCACGGCCAGCCGGAGAGCGGCACCAACGTCGGCCCCGCCCCGATCTCGACCCGCGAGCTCCGCGAGAATTTCTTCCCGCCGTTCGAGACGGTGATCCGCCGTGCCGGCCCGGCCGCGGTGATGCCGAGCTACAACGAGATCGACGGCGTTCCCAGCCACGCCAACCGCTGGCTGCTGCGCGACGTGCTGCGCGGCGAATGGGGCTTCAAGGGCGCGGTGACCAGCGACTATTCGGCGATCGACCAGCTCGCCGACCTCCACCACATCGCCCCCGATCATGCCGGCGCGGCGGTGCTGGCGCTGCAGGCGGGCGTCGACGCCGACCTGCCCGACGGCATCAACTATGCGACGCTCGCCGACGCCGTGCGCGCGGGCAAGGTATCGGAGAAGCTGGTCGACGACGCGGTGCGCAACATGCTGACGCTCAAGTTCCGCGCCGGCCTGTTCGAGCATCCCTATGCCGACGCCGCCGCGGCACGGAAGGTGACGAACAACGCCGACGCCATCGCCGCCGCCCGCCTCGCCGCCGAGCGCTCGATGGTGCTGCTCAAGAACGACGGCACGCTGCCGCTGAAGCCGGCCGGCACGATCGCGGTGATCGGCCCCAATGCCGCGGTGCCGCGGCTCGGCGGCTATTACGGCCAACCGCCGCACCCGGTCTCGCTGCTCGACGGCATCAAGGCCAAGCTCGGGTCGAAGGCGCGGATCGTCTATTCCGAAGGGGTCAGGATCACCGAGAACGACGACTGGTGGGCCGATGAGGTCAAGCTCGCCGACCCGGCCGAGAACGCGAAGCGCATCGCCGCCGCGGTCGAGGCGGCCAGGGGCGCCGATACCATCGTCCTCGCGATCGGCGACACCGAGCAGACCAGCCGCGAGGCCTGGGCCGACAATCACCTCGGCGACCGCGCCAGCCTCGACCTCGTCGGGCAGCAGCAGGACCTGTTCGACGCGCTGAAGGCACTGGGCAAGCCGATCGCCGTGGTGATGCTCAACGGCCGCCCGCTCTCGATCCAGAAGGTCGCCGACCAGGCCAATGCGATCATCGAGGGCTGGTATCTCGGCGAGCAGGGCGGCAACGCGCTCGCCGACGCGCTGTTCGGCGACGTCAATCCGGGCGGCAAGCTGCCGGTCAGCATCCCGCGCAGCGTCGGCCAGCTGCCGATGTTCTACAACTACAAGCCGACCGCGCACCGCGGCTATCTGTTCTCGCCGAACACGCCGCTGTTCCCGTTCGGCTACGGCCTCAGCTACACCAGCTTCGAGATCGGCGCGCCGCGCCTCTCCTCCCCCTCGATCGCGCGCGACGGCAGCGTCGACGTCGCGGTCGACGTCGCCAACACCGGCGCGCGGGCGGGCGACGAGGTGGTGCAGGTCTATGTCCGCGACGACGTCAGCTCGGTCACCCGCCCGGTCAAGGAGCTCAAGGCCTTCCGCCGCGTCACGCTGAAGCCCGGCGAGCGCCAGACGGTCACCTTCCGCCTCGATTCCCGCGCATTCGAGCTGTGGGACAAGGACATGAAGCGCGTGGTCGAGCCCGGCACCTTCACCATCATGGCCGGGGGCAATTCGGTCGACCTCAAGACCGCGACGCTGACCATTCGATGATTGGCCGTCCGATGATCGCCCGCCGCCGTCTGCTCGGGCTGCTCGCCTCGGCCTCCGCCCTGCCGCTGCTGCCACGCGCCGCGCTCGCCGCCGCCCCGCTCTACAAGGACGCGCGTGCGCCGATCCCCGACCGCGTCCGCGACCTGCTCGGCCGCATGACGCTGGAGGAGAAGGTCGCGCAGCTCGTCGCGCTCTGGGCGACCAAGGCCGATGTGATGGACGGGCTGACCTTCGATCCCGCCAAGGCTTCGGCCGCCTATCCGGACGGCGTCGGCGCGATCTCGCGCGCGTCGGACAAGCGCGGCGGGCCGGGCATCAGCGCCGCCGCCGGCGGCAACGCCGCGCGCTGGCGCACCCCGGCGGAGACCGTCGCCTTCGTCAACGCGGTGCAGCGCTGGGCGCTGGAGAAGACCCGGCTCGGCATCCCGGTGCTGTTCCACGAGGAATCGCTCCACGGCTATATGGCGACCGAGGCGACGATGTTCCCGCAGGCGATCGCGCTGGCCGGGACCTTCGACACCGATCTCATGCGCCGCGTCCAGTCGGTGATCGCGCGCGAGGTGCGGGCGCGCGGCGTGCCCTACGTCCTCTCCCCCGTGGTCGACATCGTCCGCGATCCGCGCTGGGGCCGGATCGAGGAGACCTTCGGCGAGGACGCCTATCTCTGCGCCGAGATGGGCGTGGCGGCGGTCGAGGGACTGCAGGGCCCCGGCAAGTTCGACCGGCTCGCGCCCGGCAAGGTGTTCGCGACGCTCAAGCACATGACCGGCCACGGCCAGCCCCAGGGCGGCGAGAACATCGGCCCCGCCCAGATCTCCGAACGCGAGCTCAGGGAGAATTTCTTCCCGCCGTTCCGCGCGGTGGTCGAGCGCACCGCGATCGCCGCGGTGATGCCGAGCTACAACGAGATCGACGGCGTCCCCAGCCATGCCAATCGCTGGCTGCTCCACGACGTATTGCGCGGTGAATGGGGCTTCGACGGCATCGTCTCCAGCGACTATGGCGCGGTCGAGGAGCTCGCCAAGTTCCACCACGTCGCCGCCGACCTCGAGGAGGCGGCACGTCAGGCGCTGGCGGCGGGCGTGGACAGCAACCTCCCCGACGGCGTCGCCTACCGGACGCTCGCCGACCAGGTCCGCGCGGGCAAGGTGGACATCGCCGCCGTGGATGTCGCCGTCGCGCGCATCCTCACGTTCAAGTTCCGCGCCGACTTGTTCGACAATCCCTACGGCGATGTCGAATCGACGAATCGCCTGACCGGCAATGTCCAAGCCCGCGCCCTCGCACTGGAGGCCGCCCGCAAGGCGCTATGTCTCCTCAAGAACGACGGCACCCTGCCCCTGAAGCCCGCCGGCACCATCGCGGTGATCGGCCCCAACGCGGCCGTGGCCCGCCTCGGCGGCTATTCGAGCGTGCCGAAGCAGACGGTGAGCCTCCTCGACGGCATCCGCACCCGCCTCGCCGGCAAGGCCCGGGTCGTCACCGCCCAGGGCGTGTTCATCACCCAGAGCGAGGACCGCTCGGCGGACGAGGTAACCCTCGGCAATCCCACGGAAAACCGCCGCCTGATCGCCGAAGCCGTGGAGACGGCCAAGGGCGCCGACGTCATCGTCCTCGCGATCGGCGACACCGAGCAGACCAGCCGCGAAGGCTTCGCCGCCAACCACCTCGGCGACCGCGCCGACCTCGACCTGCTCGCCCAGCAGAACGACCTGTTCCTGGCGCTGGCGGCGCTCGGCAAGCCGGTGGTCGTCTGCGCCATCAACGGCCGCCCCCCGAGCTGGCCCACGGTGGCCGAGCGCGCCAACGCTATCCTCGAATGCTGGTACGCCGGCCAGGAAGGCGGCACCGCGATCGCCGAGGCGCTGTTCGGCGACGTCAATCCGGGCGCCAAGCTGCCGGTCAGCGTGGTCCGCGACGCCGGCCAGATCCCGTTGTTCTACAACCATAAACCGAGCGCCCGCCGCGGCTATCTGTTCGAGAGCACGGCCCCGCTGTTCCCCTTCGGCCACGGCCTCAGCTACACCAGCTTCGCGGTCGGCAAGCCGGTGATCTCCTCGCCGAGCATTCCCCGCGACGGCCAGGTCACCGTCTCGGTCGAGGTCCGCAACACCGGCGCGCGGGCGGGCGACGAGGTCGTCCAGCTCTACATTCGCCACCTGACGCCGTCGGTCACGCGCCCCGTGATGGAGCTCAAGGGCTTCCGCCGCGTGACGCTCGCCCCCGGCGAGGCGCGCACCGTCACCTTCACCCTCGGCCCCGAGCATCTCCGCATCTGGAACGCCGCGATGCGCGAGGTGGTCGAGCCCGGCCAGGTCGCGATCATGGTTGGCAACAGCTCCGCCGCGGTCCAGTCCACCACGCTCACCATCGCCTAACCGGGAGCCCTTCGTGCCCAAGATCACTGCCGC
Coding sequences within it:
- a CDS encoding alpha-glucuronidase family glycosyl hydrolase — encoded protein: MGWFGRLAAMVCAVLWLVPTAAFAEDGYDLWLRYRPLAPAKAAAVRERAAAIVLPEHPSPTIRAAADEVERGIAGLTGARPPIADAPRAGAVLLGTPATSPAIGALRLDLSKVGDEGYLIRTATVNGAPVTVIAANRDVGVLYGAFAWLARIQRGEAIDRIDVASAPKIRLRVLDHWDNLDGSVERGYAGQSIWDWWKLPAWTDPRYTDYARANASVGINGTVLNNVNAKADSLTAPYIAKAAAVADVLRPYGIRVYLSARFTAPIEIGGLKTADPLDPAVRAWWAAKADEIYRAIPDFGGFLVKANSEGQPGPQDYHRTHADGANMLAAAVAPHGGIVMWRAFVYSEHDSEDRAKQAYSEFKPLDGRFAANVLLQVKNGAIDFQPREPFHPLFGAMPRTPLMLEVQITKEYLGQATHLVYLGALFEEVLKADTMAEGPGSTVARVVDGSLDGHRLTGIAGVANIGSDRDWSGSTFNQADWYAFGRLAWDPEASARVIAGDWARMTFAPDPALVGPVVEMMMASRQAVVDYMTPLGLAHMMGTGHHYGPAPWVSDLARPEWNPAYYHRADKAGIGFDRTASGSDAIAQYASPVARRFGSLRSVGDDYLLWFHHVPWGYRMADGATLWDTLVRRYDGGVAAVARMRAGWQALEGRVDAERFRKTAAFLAIQQAEAGWWRDACIAYFQSINGLPLPAGSAPPAHDLGYYKALSFPYAPGH
- a CDS encoding glycoside hydrolase family 3 N-terminal domain-containing protein produces the protein MSQRAAPTERIRPLRTLPAHRLLTALLLGTAIVPGTAALSQSAPPAVEANALYKNPKAPVADRVEDLLKRMTLDEKVAQLLTVWVGKTKLLDANQKLDPAKMAELYPNGIGGFARPSDAQGPVSPRVVPGRDVARTIELVNDLQRYALTRTRLGIPILFHEEGLHGYAAVGATSFPVPIALASSWDPDLVRRLNGVTAREIAARGVTLALSPVVDIARDPRWGRIEETFGEDPYLVGELGVAAVEGLEGPGKPERLAPGKVFATLKHLTGHGQPESGTNVGPAPISTRELRENFFPPFETVIRRAGPAAVMPSYNEIDGVPSHANRWLLRDVLRGEWGFKGAVTSDYSAIDQLADLHHIAPDHAGAAVLALQAGVDADLPDGINYATLADAVRAGKVSEKLVDDAVRNMLTLKFRAGLFEHPYADAAAARKVTNNADAIAAARLAAERSMVLLKNDGTLPLKPAGTIAVIGPNAAVPRLGGYYGQPPHPVSLLDGIKAKLGSKARIVYSEGVRITENDDWWADEVKLADPAENAKRIAAAVEAARGADTIVLAIGDTEQTSREAWADNHLGDRASLDLVGQQQDLFDALKALGKPIAVVMLNGRPLSIQKVADQANAIIEGWYLGEQGGNALADALFGDVNPGGKLPVSIPRSVGQLPMFYNYKPTAHRGYLFSPNTPLFPFGYGLSYTSFEIGAPRLSSPSIARDGSVDVAVDVANTGARAGDEVVQVYVRDDVSSVTRPVKELKAFRRVTLKPGERQTVTFRLDSRAFELWDKDMKRVVEPGTFTIMAGGNSVDLKTATLTIR
- a CDS encoding LacI family DNA-binding transcriptional regulator, which encodes MSRRPSRRQGNAATINDVAKRAGVSPMTVSRVINNEDSVRPATRERVNEAIAALNYSPNQAARSLAGAHPIRIGLLYSNPSAAYLSEFLVGSLDYASRANVQLIVEKCDPGEHESEVAERLIRDGVDGIVLPPPLCDSTELHAVLRRADALAVAVASGHPPAGFSAVSIDDHRAAFEMTRHIARLGHRRIGFITGNPNQTASERRLEGYRDALAAAGLPADDALVEQGLFTYRSGLDAAEQLLGLADPPSAIFASNDDMAAATVAVAHRRGLDVPSDLTVCGFDDTALSTTIWPELTTIHQPITDMSLAAVELLVREIRARRSGSPEAPVHRQLDFTLVRRQSDAAPRRRPPVV
- a CDS encoding glycoside hydrolase family 3 N-terminal domain-containing protein, whose translation is MIARRRLLGLLASASALPLLPRAALAAAPLYKDARAPIPDRVRDLLGRMTLEEKVAQLVALWATKADVMDGLTFDPAKASAAYPDGVGAISRASDKRGGPGISAAAGGNAARWRTPAETVAFVNAVQRWALEKTRLGIPVLFHEESLHGYMATEATMFPQAIALAGTFDTDLMRRVQSVIAREVRARGVPYVLSPVVDIVRDPRWGRIEETFGEDAYLCAEMGVAAVEGLQGPGKFDRLAPGKVFATLKHMTGHGQPQGGENIGPAQISERELRENFFPPFRAVVERTAIAAVMPSYNEIDGVPSHANRWLLHDVLRGEWGFDGIVSSDYGAVEELAKFHHVAADLEEAARQALAAGVDSNLPDGVAYRTLADQVRAGKVDIAAVDVAVARILTFKFRADLFDNPYGDVESTNRLTGNVQARALALEAARKALCLLKNDGTLPLKPAGTIAVIGPNAAVARLGGYSSVPKQTVSLLDGIRTRLAGKARVVTAQGVFITQSEDRSADEVTLGNPTENRRLIAEAVETAKGADVIVLAIGDTEQTSREGFAANHLGDRADLDLLAQQNDLFLALAALGKPVVVCAINGRPPSWPTVAERANAILECWYAGQEGGTAIAEALFGDVNPGAKLPVSVVRDAGQIPLFYNHKPSARRGYLFESTAPLFPFGHGLSYTSFAVGKPVISSPSIPRDGQVTVSVEVRNTGARAGDEVVQLYIRHLTPSVTRPVMELKGFRRVTLAPGEARTVTFTLGPEHLRIWNAAMREVVEPGQVAIMVGNSSAAVQSTTLTIA